The sequence AGGCGCCGTCGCCGGTGTCGGTGATGCTCGCGGGCGTCCTCCTGAAGATGGGGACCTACGCCCTGTTACGGTTCAACTTCACGATGATGCCGGAGACGGCGACGCAGTTCGCGGTGCCCATCGCGCTCATCGCCGTGATCAGCGTCATCTACGGCGCGATGCTCGCGCTGGCCCAACAGGACCTCAAGCGTATCGTCGCCTACTCCTCCGTCTCCTCGATGGGCTACGTCATCCTGGGACTCATCGCCTACACGACCTACGGAGTCGGCGGGGCGACGTTCCAGATGATCGCCCACGGCCTCATCTCCGGGCTGATGTTCATGTCGGTCGGCGTCATCTACAACGCCACCCACACCCGGATGGTCGGCGACATGTCCGGCATGGCCGACCGAATGCCGGTCACCACCGGCATCCTCGTCGCGGGCGCGTTCGGCTACATGGGCCTGCCCCTGATGGCCGGCTTCGCCGGCGAGTTCTTCATCTTCAAGGGAGCCTTCGCGTCGACGGTTCACGCGGCCATGCCCCTGTTCACTGCGGTGGCGATGTTCGGCATCGTCATCGTCGCGGGCTACCTGCTCCTCGCGATGCAGCGCACCCTCTTCGGCGCGTTCCGGCTGGAGACCGACTACGAAGTCGGGCCGGCCGGACTCACGGAGACGGTGCCGCTCGCGGTGTTGCTCGTGACCATCATCGTCCTGGGTGTCGCCCCAGACCTCTTCTTCGGGATGATCCAGGACGCGGTGAATCCACTGCTCGACTTCGGAGGTGACTTCTCGTGACGCCACTACAGTTCCAACTCCCGACCTGGGCGGCCGTCGCGCCGACGCTCCTGCTCGGCCTGACGGCGCTTGCCCTGTTGCTCGTCGACAGCATCGACCCCGACTCCACTCGGCCGGCGGCGCTCGCCGGCGTCTCGGTCGTCGGGTCCGTCGCGACGCTCGCCGTCGCCGGCTGGTTCCTGCTCGCGGGCACGGGCCAGGAGGGCGGCGCCATCGAACTCTACGGCGGCTCGCTCGTTGTCGACGGACTGAGCCTGTTTTTCACCGTCATCTTCGCGAGCGTCGCCGCCATGGTGTCGCTCGCGAGTTACGACTACCTGCGTGACCGAACCTACCAGGCCGAGTTCTACTCGCTGGTGATGCTCGCGGCCACCGGGATGAGCCTCATGGCCTCCGCCGGGTCGCTGGCGACGGTGTTCGTCAGCCTCGAACTCGCCTCTCTGCCGTCGTACGCGCTCGTGGCCTTCCTCAAGAAGAACCGTGGGAGCGTCGAGGCGGGGCTGAAATACTTCCTCGTCGGCGCCGTCTCCTCGGCGGTGTTCGCGTTCGGCATCTCGCTCGTGTACGCCGCGACGGGGTCGCTCCTGCTCGCGGACGTGGCGAGCGCCATCGGTGACGCCGGCAGCCTCGTCGGCATCGCCGGCGTCGGCGTCGTGATGATCGCCGGCGGCTTCGCGTTCAAGACGGCCTCCGTCCCCTTCCACTTCTGGGCGCCGGAGGCCTACGAAGGCGCGCCCGCGCCGATCAGCGCCTTCCTCTCGTCGGCGTCGAAGGCCGCCGGCTTCGCCGTCGCCTTCCGCGTGTTCGCGGTGGCCTTCCCCATCGACACGGTCGTGCCCATGGGCATCGACTGGCCGCTGCTCTTTGCCGTCCTCGCCGTCGTCACGATGACGCTCGGCAACTTCGCGGCGGCGACCCAGGAGAACGTCAAGCGGATGCTGGCGTACTCCTCGGTCGGCCACGCTGGCTACGCGCTCATCGGCCTCGCGGCGCTCTCGGGCGGCGGCCCGAACGGCAACGTGATGGGCGCGAGCATGGCCCACCTCATGGTCTACGGCTTCATGAACACCGGCGCGTTCCTGTTCATCGCGATGGTCGAACGCTGGGACATCGGCCGCACCTTCGAGGACTACAACGGCCTCGCGACGCGGGCGCCCGTCGCCTGCCTGGCGATGACCGTCTTCATGTTCTCGCTGGCCGGCCTGCCGCCGTTCGGTGGCTTCCTCTCGAAGTACGCTCTCTTCTACTCGGCCATCGAGGGCGGCTTCTGGTGGCTCGCCGCTATCGGCGCCATCAACAGCGCGCTGTCGCTCTTCTACTACTCCAGAGTGGTGAAGGCGATGTGGATCGAGGAGTCGGCTGACGGGTTCGATCTCGGCCCGACGCCGCTCGGCCTCTACGCCGCGGTGCTGGTCGCGGCCGTCGGCACCCTCGTTCTCCTGCCGGCGTTCGGCCCCGTCGTCGAAACGGCCCAGAGCGCCGCAGCCGCGCTGTTCGCCTGACGCGCCCGTCTTTTATTTCAGCGTCGACCGGATCGCGCGCGTCACTTCCTTCGACCGCCGAACCGTGATGCCGTCGGTCGTGACGAACACCCCGTGATCCCCGTCGATGACGCGCATCACGAACCCGTTTTCGAAGACGCGGAGCGTGTACTGGTACTCACCGAGTTCGCTCTCGCTGTAGGCGAGTTGCGTGCGAAATCCCGCAGCCTCGTGTTCGACCGACGCTGCGAGGTCGGCGTCGGCTTCCAGATCCGACCGGAGATACACCTGTTCGTGGGCGCCCGGCGTGAAGTAGGTGATACTCCGCAGACTGTCCCCGAGCGTCGTCCGGCAGGCGCTCACCAGTTGCTCTTCGAACGACGGCTCGAGGAGGTCACGGTGCTCGTTCATGGTGCGTGGTATCATGCACCATACCGAGTTAACTCCATCGACGGCGTGACGGTAGGGTTTTCCGCCGCGAGATGCAGCGTCGGATATGGTCAGGCGGCTCGTGCTCGGCTGTGGCCGCGCCGGCGAAACCGTCGTCGGCGTCGTTTCGACGTGGCCCGGCGACCTCCGGGTGGTCGTCGCAGACGAGACACGGGCCGAAGCGATCGAGGACGCCGCGACCGTGGTCCACGGCGACCCGACGAACGCCGAGACGTATCCCGACCGGGCCGACGTGGTGATGGTACTCGGCGACGACGCCGACCGCAACCTCGCGGCCGCACGGGAAGCCCGAGACGTGTTCCCCGACGCCCTCGTCGTCGCGTGCGTGGGCCGCGACGGGGTGGCGGCCGAACTTGAGGAGGTCGCGGACCGCGTGATCGACGCGCGGTCCGCCGTTGCCGACCGTCTCCTCTCCTCGGCGACGGGCGACGACGCCGAACGGGTGTGGCGGCTGCTGAACGTCCTCCGCGGGATCGACGGACGTCTCGCGGTGGTGATGCACGACAACCCGGATCCGGACGCCATCGCGTCGGCGCTCGCGCTGGCACAGATCGCCCGGTCGGTCGGGATCGACGTCGACGCCTGTTACTACGGCGAGATATCCCACCAGGAGAACCGGGCGCTGGTGAACCTGCTGGGGCTCGACCTGCAGAACCTCGACGAACCGGACGCCATCAAGGCCTACGACGGCGTGGCGCTCGTGGATCACTCCCGTCCCGGCGTCAACGACGGTCTCGACCCCGAGACGGACGTGGATGTCGTGATCGATCACCACCCGCCCCGCGCGCCCGTTGAAGCCGGCTTTTTCGATCTCCGGAGCGGCGTCGGCGCGACCAGCACGCTCCTCGCGAAGTATCTGAAGCGACTCGACCTCGACCCCGACCGCGAGGTGGCGACCGCGCTGCTGTACGGCATCCGGATCGACACGCGGGAGTTCACCCGCGAGACCGCCGACTCCGACTTCGAGGCGGCGGCGTTTCTCCTCCCCTACGTCGACGAATCGGTCCTCGAACGCGTCGAATCGCCCAGCATGAGCCCCGACGTGCTCTCGACGATGGCGGCGGCCATCCGCAACCGCGAGGTGCGCGGCGACATCCTCACCTCCGGCGTCGGGCAGATCAGCGACCGTGACGCCCTCGCCCAGGCCGCCGACAAACTGCTCGATATGCAGGGAGTCAGCATCGCCGTCGTCTACGGCTTCATGGACGAGACGGTGTACGTCTCGGGGCGCGCCCGCGGGACGGATGTCGACCTCGGCGAGGTGTTGCGCGACGCCCTCGGCCCCATCGGTAGCGCGGGGGGACACGCCGATATGGCGGGCGCACAGATCCCGCTGGGCATCCTCGGCGCCGTCGAAGACGAGTCTTCCGGGTCGCTGTCGACGATTCTCGACGAAGTGATCGCCGGACGCGTGTTCGAGGTGCTGGAGAACCCGCCGAACGCACCGCTGGCCGACGCCGCCGACATCGCCTTCGAGTTCCCGCTCTCGGACGAGGAGTAGGACGGCCACCCTTTTGAGACTCCGCAGCATACGGGCGTGTAATGGCCGATAACGCGACCGTCGAGGAGTACATGACCCGTGACGTGGCGACCGTCTCCCCGGAGGACTCCGTTGCCGAAGTTGCGCGTCGCATCGTCGAAAGCGAGGGTCACACCGGGTTCCCCGTGACCGACGGCCGACAGGTCGAGGGGTTCATCAGCGCTCGCGATCTCCTGCTCGCCGACGACGACGCCCTGATATTCACCGTGATGACCGAAGACCTCGTGGTCGCGCATCCGGAGATGAAGATCAACGACGCCGCCCGGGTGATCCTCCGGTCCGGCATCCAGAAACTCCCCGTCGTCGACGACGCCGGCAACCTCGTCGGCATCATCTCGAACACGGACGTCATTCGCAGTCAGATCGAGCGAGCGACGCCGAAGAAGGTGGGGAAGTTGATGCAGACGCTCGAAGAGATCCACGACGTCGAGGTCGACGAGGAGCGCCGCCAGGTCAAACTGGAGAACCTCACGCCGACCCAGGCGCGCGTCTACGCCGACGAACTGCAGGGGCGGAGCTACGAACTCGAACACGGACTGGCCGAACCGCTGGTCGTCATCGACAACGGCGGGACGCTCCTGCTCGCCGACGGCCACCACCGCGTTATGGCCGCCAACCGCCTCGATATCGAGGAGATGGACGCCTACGTGATCGTCATCGACGGCGACGACGGGATCGAACTCGGGATGGAGCGCACCGCCGAGAAGGAGGGCCTCGACTCCATCGACGACATCGCCGTGGTCGACTACGCCCGCCACCCGCTGATCGAAACCACCGAACGCCTCCAGGAACAGCGGTGACGCGCCGCCCGGCGCTGTCGCCGGTGGTCGACATTTCTTACTCGTTTTCGTCGGTGTCGTCCGTTGGTTCGTCGGTACTGTCGATCGATTCGTCGGTGCCACCTGCCGATTTATCAGTCTCGCCCGCCGATTCGTCGGCCTCGATGTCCTCTTCGTCCGGCCGTTCGACGCCCACCAGGTCGAGTTCCGGCACCAGCATCCCCAGCACGGACAGGGAGTAGTACCGGACGAACGTGAGTGCGGGCACCTGAACGAGCAGGCTCACGACGATCATCACGAGGACGAACAGGGCGACCAGCAGGCCGACGACAACCCAGCCAATGGCGCTCGCGCCGGCGGCCGAGAGCGCGAGAAACAGGCCGCCGCCCACGACGGCGAACGGGATCGCGACGACCAGCGCGGCCAGTAGGGCCACGAGCGAGACGGCGAGGCTCACTGCGATGCCGACCGCGAACTTGACGAGGAGGTAGACGCCCACCTGTTTCCACTCCTCGCGAAGCGTCGGCCAGAGGCGGCGCCAGCCGTCGAGGACGCCGCTCCGTTCGGTCAGCATCGCGGGCACCACGAAGTCCGTCGTCAGGCCGAGCGCGACCTGGGCGACGAGCGCAACGAGACCGAACACGAGCATGAGCGGCACCACGAGGACGAGGAGGATCGGCGAGAGACCGAGACCGAGCACGAACACGGCGACCAGCGGAATCCCGATAACGAGCAGGCTGCCGAGGCCGACGGCGAGCCGGAAGCCGAACAGGCGCAGGCCACGCCGGAGGTTCGCCCGGAACGGTCTCCGGATCGCGATCTCGCGGTCCCGAAGGCCGGTGATGAGGACGAACTCCATCACGGCCCCGACGACGCTCCACAACAGCACCAGCGCCAGGAGCAGACCGACGACCGCGATCAGGATGGCGGCGACCGAGCCGTCCGGCAACGACGGCGACGGCATCCCCGACGGCCCGCCGCCACCGCCCCCCGAGGGAACGTTGAAGTTGCCGGTCGGAACGCCCCCGCCGACGCCGACGAAGAGGGCGATCACGGCGAGTCTGAGCCACCGGCCGCGGTCGATGGGCCAGAGGAGGTCTTCGGTTGCGTCACGAGCCGCTTGCAGGGCGGCGATTGCGTACCAGGAGGGCATATCCTACATGCGATGCCGAACTGACAAAAACGTCGGGGGCTCGAACCGGCGTTGATCGCCCCGACACGACGATGCTTTGGCAGACGGGCCGAAACGACCGGCCATGACCCCGTTCGAACGGCGCACCCGCTGCGCGCAGTCCCGTCTGGTCGCGGCCGGCGCCGACGCGCTCCTGCTCTCGCCCGGCCACAACTGCCACTATCTGAGCGGCGCCCGGATCGAGTCGAGCGAACGACTTCGCTTGCTCGTCGTCCCCGCGAGCGGTGACCCGACGTTCGTCCTCCCGACGCTCGATAGCGACCTCCGAGACGGGACCTGGATCGACAACATCCGAACCTGGGACGACGACACCGGTCCCGGACCGGTTCTCGGTCCGCTCCTCGACGATATCGACCCGTCGCACGCCCTCCTCGCGGACGACATGCAGGTACGGGTGTCGATCGATCTGCGGCGGCGACTGCCCGAGACGACGTTCGGCCTCGCGAGCGAGGTGCTCGCGTCGCTCCGGCGCCGGAAAGACGCGGCAGAACTCGACGCGCTCCGGGCGGCGGCCAGGGCGGCCGACGAGGCGATGCGTGACGTGCGCGCGCTCGGCGCCGACGCGGTGGGTCGCACCGAGGCCGACCTCGCGGCGTTCGTCGAGGCGCGTCTCGCGGCCCACGGCGGCGAGGGCGTCGCCTTCGACACCATCGTCGGTGCGGGGCCGAACGGCGCGGATCCGCACCACGCGAGCGGCGACCGCCCCATCCGGGCGGGCGACCCCGTCGTCCTCGATTTCGGGACGCGTCTCGACGGCTATCCGAGCGACCAGACGCGGACGGTCGTCTTCGACGGCGAGCCACCGGCCGCGTTCGAACGGGTTCACGGCGTCGTTCGCGAGGCGCAGGACGCGGCCGTGGCGGCCGTCGAACCCGGCGTTCGAACGGGAGCGGTCGACCGCGCCGCGCGGTCGGTCATCGAGGCGGCGGGCTACGGCGACCGGTTCGTCCACCGGACCGGCCACGGCGTCGGCCTCGATGTCCACGAGGAACCGTACATCGTCGCGGATGGCGACATCGCACTCGAACCGGGGATGGTGTTCAGCGTCGAGCCCGGCGTCTACCTGCCCGACCGCTTCGGCGTCCGCATCGAGGATCTCGTGGTCGTCACCGAGGACGGCGCCGAACGCCTCAACCGTACGGATCGGGGCTGGGAGTGCGGGGACGAGACGGAGCGTTAATCGCCTGCGCCGAGCAGCGCGTCGATGTCGGCGTGGTCGACCAGCAGATCGCCCATCACGTCGACGGTGCGTTCGTCCCGGGTTCGGCCGCGGTGAATCACGTTTTCGGCGCGTTCGAGGACGGTGCGCGTGTCGGCCGAACAGAGCATGATCGGGATGTCGTTGTCGGCGGCGGAGCCGAGGACGGCGGCCGAGGGGCGACGCCCGCCCGTGAGCACCAGACAGGGCTTCGAGCGCGGCGGTGTGGATGTCGGCCCGGTCGCCGCCCGTGATGACGGCGGCGTCTTTCGTCCGGCGGAAGAAGCGAAGCGCCTCCGCGCCGCTCATCGCGCCGACTACGGCGACCGAGTCCGGCGTGAACAGCGAGGACAACGCTCCCATCATCCTCCCGACACCGCGGGACGCCGCATCAAATTCAGGTGTGGGACGCCTCCGGATCCTTCATCCGAACACCGCCAACGGCGCCATCAGGAGGACGCCGACGACGAAGGCGACGACGAGTTCGCGGTAGCCGCCGTACGGGAGTTCGGTTCCGATATCGATCGCCTCGGGGATGAACTCCGAGCCGACGAGATAGATCATCGCCCCGGCGGCGAACCCGAACCCGGCCGGGAGGAACTCGAGCGCGACCCGGACGAACGCGAAGGCTAGAACGGCGCCGATCGGCTGCGGGAGACTCGAGAAGATCGCCCACCAGACAATCTTCCAGTTCGAGATGCCGACGGTCCGCAGGGGGATCGAAATCGCGAGCCCTTCGGGGATGTTGTGGATCGCGATGGCGACGGTCATGAAGATGGCGAGCAGCGGGACGATGAAGGGGCCGAATTCGACGCCGCCGGCGAGGTTCAGTTCGGCGAAGGAGACGCCGACGGCGACGCCCTCCGGAAAGCTGTGGACGGTCAACACGCCGAGGATCAACACGAGTTTGCGGAAGTCGGCTTCCGCGTACTCCCGGGGGTCGAACTCGTGGCCCGAGAGGAGTCGGTTGGCCACGACGACGAGCGTCGCGCCCGCGAGCAGGCCGCCGACGATCAGGAAGTGGTCGGCGGTCCCGTCGGCCGCCGCGAGGCCCTCGAAGACGAGGCCGAAGGTGGACGCCGAGACCATGATCCCCGAGGCGAGACCCCAGAGGATGACCTGAACACGGCGGTTCACGTCGTCGATGACGAAAAAGGGGAACGCGCCCGCACCGGTGGTCACCGCGGAGAGCAAGCCGGCAGTGAACACTAAGAGGAGATTCGAGGCCAGACCCATACGCGAACGACGGGCGACGCGATAATAGGCGCTGTGCTTCCGGGGAGTCGCCGGCAGTGGACTGCGCCGACTAGTGGCTATGACCGGTCGCTTCGCCGAAGGTCATGCCGAAGCGCTCCTCGAACAGTTCCTCGGCGGTCTCGTTGATCTCGCGGAGGTCCTCCGGCACCTCGTCGTCGGCGTGGTGGACGATGGCGTGCGAGCGCTGGACGAAAGAGAGCAGCGCGATCTCGGCGACCACCGTCGGTGGCCGTTCGCCCTGTTCGGCGAGCGCGTCGACCAGCCCTTCCGGGAGTTCGAGTTCGTCAGTCTCACCGCTCGGCCCTTCGATGGTGTACGTCTCGGTGTCGACCATGCCGCTACTCCGGGCGCACGGTATAAGGGCGTGTGGGAATCGGACGGTCAGACGGCGTATGGTCAGTCAGTACTGGGAGGCCGACCAGACGGGTCGGCGATCACCGGTAGACCGTTACAATGACCCGTCTCAGTCGTCGTTCTCGGCTGCCGCCGGCTGTTCGGCCGCCTCGCGTTCGCGCTCCAGGTCTTCGAGATAGCCGTCGGCGTCGATGGCGGCCTTACACCCCATGCCGCCCGCGGTGATGGCCTGCTGGTAGTGGTAGTCGACGACGTCACCCGCGCCGAACAGGCCGGGGACGCCCGTCGCCGTCTGTCCGGCGCCGTCGCCGCCCACGGTTTCGAGGTAGCCGTCCTCGTCCATCTCGACGTCGAGGCCTTCGAGATACCCCGTGTTCGGCGTGTGGCCGATGGCGTAGAACACGGCGCCGGCGTCGAACTCGAACGCCTCGGTGTCCGGGTCGTCGAGGTTGTCGGTAGGGTGGCCCTCGGGGTTGTGGACCATCGTCACGTGGTCGATGCCTGCCTCCTGGGAGCCGTGGAGTTCCGTCACCTCCGTGTTCAACTTGAGTTCGATGTCGCCGTCCTCGACGTGCTCCATCACGCGGTCGATCCAGTAGTCCTCGGCGCGGAACTCGTCGCGGCGGTGGACCAGGTAGACGGTGGAGGCGAACTTCGTGAGGAAGACGGCCTCCTCGCAGGCGGCGTCACCGCCGCCCACGACGACGATTTTCTCGTCGCGGAAGAAGGCGCCGTCACAGGTGGCACACGTCGACAGGCCGTAGCCCATGAGCTCGTCCTCGCCCGGAATACCGAGAGTGCGGGCGCTCGCGCCCGAAGCGGCGATGAACGCGTCGGCCGTGTACTGATCGCCGTTCGACAGCGTGACGTGGAAGGTGTTGCCGATGCCGTCGTCCTCGACGTCGACCGATTCGATGACGCCGTTTTCCACCTCGGCCCCGAACTTCCGGGCCTGTTCTCGCATGTTGCTGACGAGTTCCGGGCCGCTGATCCCCTCGGGAAAGCCCGGGTAGTTGTCGACGTCGGTCGTCAGCGTCAACTGGCCACCGGGTTCGTCGCCCTCGAACACCAGCGGCTCGTTGTTCGACCGACCAGCGTAGATAGCCGCCGTAAGCCCTGCGATTCCGCTCCCGGCGATGATGAGACGCCGGTGTTCGACGCCATCGCTCTCGCTCATACTCTCTGTTGACGGGTGGGACCCATTTAGCTTGCGCTGTCGGGCGTCGCGATGCCCGCCCGCACGTTCTTGGTGCCGGGTCCCCCACGCCGAGGTATGCCCGCGGATCTAGCGGAGAAGACCGACCGCTACGAACGGATGCTCGCGGACGCCCTGGACCAAGCGGAGCCACGCCCGCCCGCCGACACCCCCCTCGGCACGGCCGCCGCGGAGTGTCTGGAGATGGCGGAATCGTATCTCGCCGACGGCCGGCATTTCCGCGACGACGGCGACCCGGTGAACGCCCTCGCCTCGTTCTCGTACGGCTACGGGTGGCTCGACGCCGGCGTCAGAATGGGCCTCTTTGCCGTCCCGGAGGGGACGGACCTGTTCACGATTTAATACCGGTAGGTCGTCTCGCCGCCCTCGTCTTCGACGGTGACGCCGATGGCCTCCAAATCGTCCCGGAGTTCGTCGGCGCGTTCGTAGTTGCCCGCCTCGCGTTCCGCCTCGCGCACGTCGAGGACGAGTTCGATTAGGTCGTCGGCCAACTGCACGTCGCTTCCCTCGCCCGCGCCGAACGACAGGCCGAGCACGTCGCCAGCGAGGTCCTCGAACGCCTCTATCGCCCGCCGCAGGCCCACGTAGTCGTACGTCTCGTGGCCGTCGACGTGGCGGTTCACGGCCGTCCCGAGTTCCAGCAGGGCGGCCGTCGCCTCGCGCACCCCGAAGTCGTCGTTCATCGCCGTCGCGAACGTCGTGCGCGCCGTCTCCACGGCCTCGCGGAAGTCGTCGTCTTCGACCTTGCTTCGAGCGTCGACGCTGTCGCAGGCGTCGACGGCCGTCTCGTAGGCCCGTTCGAGGCGTTCCCAGCGCTCCTCGGCTTCCGCCAGCGCGTCCTCGCTGAACGTCTGTTTCGAGCCGTAGTTGGTCGAGAGATAGAAGGTTCGGATCACGTTCGGCCCGAACTCGTCGAGCGCGTCGCTGACGTAGAAGTAGTTGCCGAGGCTGGAACTCATCTTCTCGCCGGCCGTTTCCAGCAGGCCCGTGTGGAGCCAGTAGCGGGCGAACTGCTGGCCGGTCGCCGCCTCGCTCTGGGCGATTTCGTTCTCGTGGTGGGGGAAGACCAGGTCGTGCCCGCCGACGTGGATGTCGATGGTGTCGTCGAGGTGGGTCATGCTCATCGCGGAGCATTCGATGTGCCACCCGGGCCGGCCCTCGCTCCACGGCGACTCCCACGTCTCGCCGGTCGGCGGATTCTCGCCGAGGGGAAGCCCGTCCACCCGGTGGTCGGTCAGGTCCGCGGGAGCCACCTCGCCCGCCTTCCAGAGCGCGAAGTCGGCGGGGTGGCGCTTCTCCGCCTGTTCGTCGGCGCCCTGGGCCTCCATCTCCTCGACGCGCTGGTTCGAGAGTTTGCCGTAGTCCTCGAACTCGGTCACGTCGAAGTAGACGGAGCCGTCGGCCTCGTAGGCGTAACCCCGGTCGATCAGCGTCTCCACGAGGTCGATGATCTCGGGAATATGCTCGGAGACGCGGGGGTAGACCGTCGCGCGCCGGAGGTTCAGGCCGCGCATGTCGTCGATGATGGTGCCGATGAAGCCCTCGGCAACCTCGAGTTCCGAGTCGCCGAGGTCGTTCTCCCCCACGCGGGCGACGATTTTCTCGTTGATGTCGGTGAAGTTCTCCACGTGGCGCACGTCGTGGCCGAGATATGCGAGCCAGCGGTGCATCACGTCGGCGTGGGTCCACACCCGGGCGTGGCCGAGGTGGGCGTCGTCCGAGACCGTCAGCCCACAGACGTACAGCAGGACTTCATCGCCCGCTGGTTCGAACTCCTCGCGGTCGCCCGTCAGCGTGTTGGTCACGGACAGCGTCATCACGAGATGGGTTCCGGGCCGAGGCATTAATATTTGTAGATACGGCGACGGGAGCGTCGCCGACGCAGCACACCGGATTTGGAGATGTCACTCCGAGAGTGACAACTATCGGCTCGAATCCCGTGCCGGGACGAGGCCCTGTGCCATGAGGCGGCGCGCGATGACGACCAGGCCGTTGCGGAACCCGGTTCCGAAGATGGCGTGCTCCTCCCCCGTGTCGGGGACGAGCGTGCTGACGAGAATGGCCGAGCGGTCGGCCAGAAGGAGACGACCGATCGCCAGGTTCTCCTGGCTCGCGTCGTCGGCCTGGAGCCCGCCGAGCCCCGAAACGAACGTTCGGGCGTCCGGAACCGCGGCGTGAATTTGCTCCTGAAGCGACTCCGAGACCGTCCCGACGAACAGCTCCGTCTCCTCGTCGATGCCGGTCAGGCAGGTCACGAGTTCGTCCGTCAGCAGCGACTGCTCGCCGAGACCCAACACGACTTCGTCGGTCGTGTCCTCGATGAGCTGTTGGGTCCGGTTCTCGATGGCCTGGCTGCCGGCCATCGACCAGATCTCCTGGGCAGTGTCCTCCTGTTCCGAGGCCACGTCCTCCGTCCGTTCCAGGGCGCTGGCGAGCCGGTCGACCCGCGATTCGTACTGGTCGCGGAGCGTCTCCGTCGCCTCGCCGAGCGGGACCGCTCGGAACCGCTGTGGATTCGAATGCTGCACCTCGACGAGACCCTGGGCTTCCAGCACCCGGATCGCATCGTACACCCGCGTCCGAGGCACGTCGGTCACCTCGCTGAGTCGCTTTGCGGTCCCCATATCGAGGCGTGAGAGACCGACGAAGCATTTCGCTTCGTACTCTTTCAGTCCCAGTTCCTGGAGCGCCTCGACTGCCTGATCCGTAGCATCAGTTCTACTCATGTGTCCCAACCACCGGACTGATCCGGATATGCGATAATTCGACCTCGGAACGGATAGACGTTGCCACTCCCGCAGTCTCACACCTCTACCGCCGTTGACCGGCGAGAGGCCGAGCGTAGCGTCGCAAGCCGACCATCGACGGGGCCGTACCGTGCCGCAGTCAGTTGATTAACTCAATTAATCACAAAGTAATTATAGGGGGAGTAGTTCTACCGGTATCCGGCACGCAGCCTCGGATTGTGTCCCAACCACGACCCGATGCGTGTCCTCGACCACCTCTGTGGTCGAGTTTCACTCATACAACCGCATGTCCACCCGGTCGAGAACCCACGTGACGCCGCCGTCGAGAAGCTCGAACAGCTCGGGCTGAGTGCGTATGCGGCGCGGACGTTCGTGGCGCTCGTTTCCCCTCGGCACGGGGACGGCGAAGGACGTGAGTCAGATATCGGATGTCTCCCGGACCCGGGTGTACGACGCCGTCGACGAGCTCCACGACCGCGGGCTGGTCGACATCAAACAGACCTCGCCAAAGGAGTTCTGGGCCGTGTCGGCCGAAACGACTGGCCGCGCTGACGACGGCCCTGGACGAACTCGAATCCGTCGAGCGCCGGGAGGAACAACGCGGCGTCTGGACCGTCGACGGGGGCAGTGCGGTCACCGACCGAGTGTTCGAGTTCTTCCGCAATGCGGAGGAGGAAATCGTCTACATGACCGTCGAAGGACTGCTCACCGAGGAGATCATTTCGGAACTCCGTGCCGCCGCGGACCGCGGCGTCACCATCCGACTCGCAGGGCTGTCCCCACGCGTGCAAGAGCGGATCGAAGCAGCGGTTCCCGAGGCCGAAACCTTCGAATCGCTGTGGGACTGGGCGGAGACGCCGGCCGGTCGCCTCCTGATGGTCGATCGGGATCGGACGCTCGTGAGCGTCCTCGTCGACGACACCG comes from Haloplanus sp. XH21 and encodes:
- a CDS encoding TrmB family transcriptional regulator, whose product is MSRTDATDQAVEALQELGLKEYEAKCFVGLSRLDMGTAKRLSEVTDVPRTRVYDAIRVLEAQGLVEVQHSNPQRFRAVPLGEATETLRDQYESRVDRLASALERTEDVASEQEDTAQEIWSMAGSQAIENRTQQLIEDTTDEVVLGLGEQSLLTDELVTCLTGIDEETELFVGTVSESLQEQIHAAVPDARTFVSGLGGLQADDASQENLAIGRLLLADRSAILVSTLVPDTGEEHAIFGTGFRNGLVVIARRLMAQGLVPARDSSR
- the cysS gene encoding cysteine--tRNA ligase is translated as MTLSVTNTLTGDREEFEPAGDEVLLYVCGLTVSDDAHLGHARVWTHADVMHRWLAYLGHDVRHVENFTDINEKIVARVGENDLGDSELEVAEGFIGTIIDDMRGLNLRRATVYPRVSEHIPEIIDLVETLIDRGYAYEADGSVYFDVTEFEDYGKLSNQRVEEMEAQGADEQAEKRHPADFALWKAGEVAPADLTDHRVDGLPLGENPPTGETWESPWSEGRPGWHIECSAMSMTHLDDTIDIHVGGHDLVFPHHENEIAQSEAATGQQFARYWLHTGLLETAGEKMSSSLGNYFYVSDALDEFGPNVIRTFYLSTNYGSKQTFSEDALAEAEERWERLERAYETAVDACDSVDARSKVEDDDFREAVETARTTFATAMNDDFGVREATAALLELGTAVNRHVDGHETYDYVGLRRAIEAFEDLAGDVLGLSFGAGEGSDVQLADDLIELVLDVREAEREAGNYERADELRDDLEAIGVTVEDEGGETTYRY